The window TCAGAGGAACACGCTTTTATTGGACAAGTTATGATAAAGATTTTTCTCTCGTAGGGTTAAATTCTGTCTACATGCTCATTGCAGATCAAAATCGATTTGCCGAAATTGACCATGAATGGCAAAAAGTTAAACAGAGAGCTTATGAAGTGAATGAGTATAATGTATTAGGTACGGGACCTTTGTTAATGGGAGGTTTCTCCTTTGATTCGAATCAACGACTAGGTGAAACATGGAAAAATTTCCACGGCAGTAAAATGGTTGTCCCAGAATTTTTATTAACAAACGATGAGCAAAGTAGCTATGTGACCTATAACTTCATGCTTACAGTGGATACGTCAGAGCATGAAATGATGGACCGATACAACGAACTATTGTTTCAACTTCTACAACCATATGAAATACCAAGTTTACCCCAGCAACAGGCTCATTGGGATATGGCACCTGAAGAGTGGAAAGGTAAGGTAGCGAAAGCAACGAAAGAAATTGAACATGGAGACTTGGCTAAAGTCGTGTTAGCACGTGAACATAAATTGCAATTTACCGAAGAATTACCTGTTGCATCAGTTTTAGCCAACCTACATGAACAGCAAAAGCAAAGCTATATTTTTGCTTTTGAAAGTGGACAAGATTGTTTTGTAGGTGCTACACCTGAACGACTTGTCAGAGTAGAAGATGGTGAATTGTTATCTACATGCCTAGCTGGAACTGCACCACGTGGAAATACAGTCGAAGAGGATAAACGGATCGGGGAACAATTGTTACACGATGAAAAAAATATAGCTGAACATAAATTCGTAGTGGATATGATTAGACAGGCGGTTGACACCTACTGCGATTATGTACATGTACCAGATTATCCGATTCTTTCACGTTTGCAGAACTTACAACATTTATATACACCAGTGAAAGGGAAACTTAAGGAAGAATTCACCATATTAGATGTAGTCAAAAAACTTCACCCAACTCCTGCAATGGGTGGAGTACCTAGAGAAAAAGCATTAGCATTTATTCGAGAAGAGGAGCTGTTCCACCGTGGGTGGTACGCCGCTCCAATTGGATGGATGGACTTAAATGGGGATGGCGAATTTGCTGTGGCTATTCGTTCTGCCCTAGTCAGCGGGAATGAAGCATCCTTATTTGCAGGCTGTGGTATTGTGAAAGATTCAGATCCACAAAAAGAATTTGAAGAAACAGAAATGAAATTCAAACCAATGGTTCACGCATTAGGGGGATAATTATGAGTTACACGAAACAGCTAACTTATTATGTTGCACAGTTTGTCGATGAGTTAAGTAAAAGTGGTTTAACCGATGTTGTGATTTCACCCGGTTCACGGTCCACACCACTTGCGTTAACGTTCGCTGAACATGAGTACGTGAACCATTGGGTACACATTGACGAAAGGTCTGCAGCATTTTTTGCCTTAGGGATGGCAAAAGAAAAACAAAAACCAGTCGCTATCCTATGTACTTCTGGAACAGCTGCTGCTAATTATTATCCGGCAATCGTTGAGGCATATTATAGCCGAATC of the Salirhabdus salicampi genome contains:
- a CDS encoding isochorismate synthase, giving the protein MIEVQQQQLIQAIQNAKRQLHDQEDSLLFSYTEKIDRQNPIDFFGNGAMFRGTRFYWTSYDKDFSLVGLNSVYMLIADQNRFAEIDHEWQKVKQRAYEVNEYNVLGTGPLLMGGFSFDSNQRLGETWKNFHGSKMVVPEFLLTNDEQSSYVTYNFMLTVDTSEHEMMDRYNELLFQLLQPYEIPSLPQQQAHWDMAPEEWKGKVAKATKEIEHGDLAKVVLAREHKLQFTEELPVASVLANLHEQQKQSYIFAFESGQDCFVGATPERLVRVEDGELLSTCLAGTAPRGNTVEEDKRIGEQLLHDEKNIAEHKFVVDMIRQAVDTYCDYVHVPDYPILSRLQNLQHLYTPVKGKLKEEFTILDVVKKLHPTPAMGGVPREKALAFIREEELFHRGWYAAPIGWMDLNGDGEFAVAIRSALVSGNEASLFAGCGIVKDSDPQKEFEETEMKFKPMVHALGG